The Takifugu rubripes chromosome 7, fTakRub1.2, whole genome shotgun sequence genome has a segment encoding these proteins:
- the nat14 gene encoding probable N-acetyltransferase 14 yields MVRVELDQVVMRRMREDDIEAVKALIKEGCEGTENRLILHILTRPLCLFILAVLSSILRCLVHSFILALAIPVFLLIVFLKITMPRSTGVLGSSRPYWDYVGSSYRGTQDETLQNPYARISGKTPVTKAPRRRLGTKEKESTEKITPEREQTAGQVWVADCEGDILGCIFRESESRAGVRRICRLVIGSWYRREGLGRLLVQSLEQKESQRGADRVYAHVPYPSKVGEVFFRKLGYLQLGEQNDEDDGEEVKLEHPERGFLGYPLTKVFYKDL; encoded by the exons ATGGTGAGAGTGGAGCTGGATCAAGttgtgatgaggaggatgagggaggatgATATTGAAGCAGTCAAAGCCCTCATCAAG GAGGGCTGCGAGGGCACAGAGAACCGACTCATCCTCCACATTCTCACTCGGCCGCTCTGCCTTTTCATCCTGGCCGTGCTGTCTTCCATCCTGCGATGCCTTGTCCACTCCTTCATCCTTGCTCTTGCCATTCCCGTCTTCCTGCTGATTGTCTTCCTCAAGATCACCATGCCGAGGTCCACGGGGGTTCTGGGCAGCAGCCGCCCTTACTGGGACTATGTCGGAAGCAGCTACAGGGGAACCCAGGATGAGACTCTCCAGAACCCCTATGCTCGGATCAGTGGAAAGACACCAGTGACTAAAGCG CCAAGACGCAGACTCGGAACCAAAGAGAAGGAATCGACAGAGAAGATCACCCCTGAGAGGGAACAGACGGCGGGGCAGGTGTGGGTGGCAGACTGCGAGGGGGATATCCTCGGTTGCATCTTCAGGGAAAGTGAAAGTCGGGCAGGCGTCAGGAGGATCTGCAGGCTGGTGATCGGCAGCTGGTACCGCAGGGAGGGCCTGGGCCGGCTGCTGGTCCAGAGCCTGGAACAGAAAGAGAGTCAGAGGGGCGCTGACAGGGTGTATGCACACGTCCCCTACCCCTCCAAGGTGGGGGAGGTCTTCTTCAGGAAGCTGGGCTATCTGCAGCTCGGGGAGCAGAACGATGAGGACGATGGTGAAGAGGTGAAGCTGGAGCATCCAGAGAGGGGTTTCCTGGGATACCCCCTCACAAAGGTGTTTTATAAAGACCTGTGA
- the aicda gene encoding single-stranded DNA cytosine deaminase isoform X5, which translates to MITKLDSMLLPRKKFIYHYKNVRWARGRHETYLCFVVKRRVGPDTLTFDFGHLRNRSGCHVELLFLRYLGALCPGLWGYGAAGEKRLSYSVTWFCSWSPCVNCSIQLCQFLNNTPNLRLRIFVSRLYFCDLEDSLEREGLRMLTKAGVRISVMSYKGGGGGLAPELTISIAGRNLWIAKRATSRPGKSCIKTLYASPANSIAFCRPGI; encoded by the exons ATGATCACCAAGCTAGACAG TATGCTTTTGCCAAGAAAGAAGTTCATCTACCATTACAAGAATGTGCGATGGGCACGGGGCCGGCACGAGACCTACCTCTGCTTTGTGGTGAAGAGGCGAGTGGGCCCAGACACGCTAACCTTTGACTTTGGACACCTCCGCAATCGCAGTGGCTGCCACGTAGAG CTGCTTTTCCTGCGTTACCTGGGAGCCTTATGCCCTGGGTTGTGGGGTTACGGAGCCGCCGGAGAGAAGAGGCTCAGTTACTCCGttacctggttctgctcctggtctccctGTGTCAACTGCTCCATCCAACTCTGCCAGTTTCTCAATAACACCCCCAACCTTCGCCTCAGGATCTTTGTCTCTCGCCTTTACTTTTGTGACCTGGAGGACAGCCTTGAAAGAGAAGGCCTGAGGATGCTGACCAAAGCCGGCGTGAGGATCTCAGTGATGAGCTACAAAGGTGGCGGTGGTGGGCTTGCACCTGAGCTG ACTATTTCTATTGCTGGCAGAAATTTGTGGATTGCAAAAAGAGCAACTTCAAGGCCTGGGAAGA